The proteins below are encoded in one region of Sphaerodactylus townsendi isolate TG3544 linkage group LG06, MPM_Stown_v2.3, whole genome shotgun sequence:
- the CDNF gene encoding cerebral dopamine neurotrophic factor, whose translation MVQIWRAWRCSWVALALAAMNLAGCFLQRAGGAEAQCEVCQHFLGRFYSHLKEKHSDFSVASIENELVKSCTEAKGKENRLCYYIGATSDAATKIISEVSRPMSAHIPVPKICEKLKKIDNQICELKFERTLDLTSVDLSKMRVAELKKILDSWGEVCRACIEKTDLVNLIKELAPKHTAPTSRTDL comes from the exons ATGGTGCAAATTTGGCGCGCGTGGCGCTGCTCCTGGGTCGCCCTGGCGCTGGCCGCGATGAACCTGGCGGGCTGCTTCCTCCAGAGGGCCGGGGGTGCGGAAGCCCAGTGTGAAG TTTGCCAACATTTTTTGGGCAGATTTTACAGTCATCTAAAAGAAAAGCATTCAGATTTCTCTGTGGCTTCTATAGAGAACGAACTAGTCAAAAGTTGTACGgaggcaaaaggaaaagaaaatcgcCTG TGCTATTATATCGGAGCCACGAGCGATGCGGCTACCAAGATCATCAGTGAAGTCAGCCGCCCGATGAGTGCCCATATACCCGTGCCTAAAATCTGTGAGAAGCTGAAGAAAATAGACAATCAGATCTGTGAACTCAAATTTG AAAGAACCCTTGACTTAACATCAGTAGACCTCTCGAAGATGAGAGTGGCGGAGCTGAAGAAGATCCTGGATAGCTGGGGAGAAGTGTGTCGAGCATGCATTGAAAAAACAGACTTGGTGAACCTGATTAAAGAGCTGGCCCCAAAACACACAGCTCCAACTTCTAGAACTGACCTCTGA